A window of Desulfobulbaceae bacterium genomic DNA:
ATTCGAGGGGATCACGGTTAAAGATTACCTTACTTTGAAGGATCAGGGTGCTGATGCCGCGCACTATCTTGAACTAGTTGGTCTGGCGCCGGAGCGTTATCTTGATCGGATGGTGGATAGGTGTTTGAGCGGCGGCGAGCGGAAGCGGATTGAATTGGCCTCTATTCTCGCCTTAAAACCCCGTCTTGCCATTCTGGACGAACCGGACTCTGGCATCGATATGCTCTCTATTCAAGATATCATCAACGTGATCAATGTCTTCAGGGAAGAAGGCACTGCGGTGTTGTTGATTACCCACCGCGAGGAGATTGCAGGGATTGCGGATCAGGCCTCCCAGTTATGCCGTGGCAAGATCACCTGTTCGGGAAATCCGGCCAAGGTGGCGGAGCATTACAAACTGCAGAACTGTCGGGCCTGTAATAAGGGAGAGTGCCATTATGTCTGAACTTGATTCATTGCTGCAGGTATTTGGCGAGGCCGGAGGAGATCGGGGAGCCCTTGGTGACACAAAGACGGCACATCTGGCGGCTAGCGGTCATGCCATTCTCAGTTCACGCACAGTTGAGGGCCTTGAGGTCGAAGCGATGGAGACCAGCCGGGGGATTTCGGCACGGTTGCGTCTTCGTGCAGGGGTAAGGTTAGAGAATCCCGTGCACCTGTGTTTTGGTGTTCTTCACGAGGAGGGAACGCAGGAGATCGTGATGGATGTAACGATTGAGGACGATGCTAAGGCTTCGTTCATTGCCCACTGTATCTTCCCGAAGGCCAAAAAAGTTCGGCATATCATGAATGCGGTGGTGGCTATCGGTGAAAATGCCGAGATGCGGTATGCAGAGACCCATTATCACGGACTTCATGGCGGGATTGAGGTCATGCCCACACTCAGCGCGCTGGTCGGCAAGAATAGCAGGTATTGCGCTGATTTTACCCTCATTACTGGTAGGGTGGGTAAACTCGATATTGACTATGATGTCACGGCAGCTGAAAACGCCGTGGTGGAACTGACGACCCGGGTTTTTGGTCATGGCAATGATGAGTTGATTATCAAAGAAAGGGTCGTCTTGGCCGGGGAAAACTCGCGTGGGTTGATCAAGGCACGGGTTGCGCTTGAGGACCAGGCCAAGGCCGAGGTCAGGGGGATTACCGAGGGTAATGCCGCAGGGGCGAGGGGGCATGTCGATTGTATGGAGATTGTTAAAGATCAGGCTATCGCAAGGGCAGTGCCGATTGTCCAGGTGAACAATCCGCTCGCCAAGGTGACCCATGAGGCCGCTATCGGCAGTGTGGACAAGCGTCAGATGGAAACCTTGATGGCGCATGGGCTCTCAAGCCAAGAGGCGGTGGATGTGATCGTCAAGGGGATATTGCATTAGGGTGGTTGATATTGGCCGCGGATTCAACTCGTAAGTGCAACTGATGTTTTTGGCTATTATTTGATCAGGATATACAGATTACGAAAGTAGGCTTACGATAAGAGAACTATTTCGGTCTAAAAACAAAAAGCCCTCCAAACGTTTGGAGGGCTTTTGTTTTTAGATAAAGGTTCTCTTGGAAAATCAGAGCGCGTCGATAATGGCATTGAAGGTGGCGCTGGGCCGCATGGCCTGGGCGGTCTTTTCTTCATCCGGCCGGTAATAGCCGGCAATGTCCACCGGTCGACCCTGGGCTGCAGAGAGTTCTGCCACAATTTGTGCCTCGTTGTCGGCAAGGGCTTGCGCCACTTTAATGAACCGTGCCTGCAGTTCTTGGTCTTTGTCTTGGTCTGCGAGGCTTTGC
This region includes:
- a CDS encoding ABC transporter ATP-binding protein yields the protein MPLLEVINVVYGAGSGGAAILDGITFALEPSEVHALLGTNGTGKSTLAYLVMGCEGYHPMSGDIVLDGTKINALPIDERARSGITMAWQEPVRFEGITVKDYLTLKDQGADAAHYLELVGLAPERYLDRMVDRCLSGGERKRIELASILALKPRLAILDEPDSGIDMLSIQDIINVINVFREEGTAVLLITHREEIAGIADQASQLCRGKITCSGNPAKVAEHYKLQNCRACNKGECHYV
- a CDS encoding FeS assembly protein SufBD, giving the protein MSELDSLLQVFGEAGGDRGALGDTKTAHLAASGHAILSSRTVEGLEVEAMETSRGISARLRLRAGVRLENPVHLCFGVLHEEGTQEIVMDVTIEDDAKASFIAHCIFPKAKKVRHIMNAVVAIGENAEMRYAETHYHGLHGGIEVMPTLSALVGKNSRYCADFTLITGRVGKLDIDYDVTAAENAVVELTTRVFGHGNDELIIKERVVLAGENSRGLIKARVALEDQAKAEVRGITEGNAAGARGHVDCMEIVKDQAIARAVPIVQVNNPLAKVTHEAAIGSVDKRQMETLMAHGLSSQEAVDVIVKGILH